The window GAGGTCGATATGTCTGAGTGGTTAAGGAGACAGACTTGAAATCTGTTGGGCTACGCCCACGCAGGTTCGATCCCTGCTGTTGACGGTTTGATTTTGTTTTTCACATCTGGGGCATGCCACGATGACCGTTGTTTTAGGATTCATTTGTGCAACCGcccgacggtttaagatttttgttTCTCTAAGGCATGCTACGATGGAGGTTGAGGAGAAAGAAAGCAAATCACATAAAATTAGTATATTTATTGGAAAAAGCTTATCTTCAACCGACTGATAACGACGGCTCCGCGTCCGTTGGATCGCCAATCGATCAGACGGACGAGATCATCCCCGCTACCGCCTCACGCGTGGATGTTTTCTGAAACTTACCCGTTGTTTCAGGACTTATTTGTGCAACTGGATAACGCCCGCAGCTCAGTTGACTCGTGTGGCTAGGACGAAGGTTTAAGATTTTGTTTTTCACATGTGGGGCATGCCACGATGACCGTTGTTTTAGGATTCATTTGTGCAACCGCCTGCGCAGGTTTGATCCCTGCcatcgacggtttaagatttttgttTTTTTAGGGCATGCCACGATAAGGTCGAGGAGAAAGAAAGCGAATCACATAAAATTAGTATATTTATTGAAAAAAGCTTACCTTCAACCAACTGATAGCGACGGCTCCGCGTCCGTTGGATCGCCAGTCGATTAGACGGACGAGATCATCCCCGCTACCGCCTCACGCGTGGATGTTTTCTGAAACTTACCCGTTGTTTCAAGACTCATTTGTGCAACTGGATAACGCCCGCAGCTCAGTTGACTCGTGTGGCTAGGACGAAGGGCGACGACGGTGCACGGTGTGGGGCGACCGCGGCGCATACAACATGGTGGTGACGGCAACGGCTTCGGGATCGGCCGTGGCCGACGGCGACACAAGCAGAATCACATAAAATTAGTATATTTATTGAAAAAGGGACGAGATCGTCCCCGCTTCCGCCTCACGCATGAACGTTTTTTTCAAACTTACCCGTTGTTTTAGGATTCATTTGTGCAACTGCTCGCACAGGTTCGATCCCTGTcgtcgacggtttaagatttttgttTTTCTAGGGCATGCCACGATGACTTGGGTCGAGGAGAAAGAAAGCGAATCACATAAAATTAGTATATTTATTGAAAAAAGCTTACCTTCAACCGATTGATAACGATGGCTTCGCGTCCGTTGGATCGCCAGTCGATCAGAAGGACGAGATCATTCCCGCTTCCGCCTCACGCGTGGATGTTTTCTGAAACTTACCCGTTGTTTCAGGACTCATTTGTGCAACTAGATAACACCCGCAGCTCAGTTGACTCGTGTGGCTAGGACGAAGGGCGACGGCGGTGAGATTTGGGATGGCACAGGGGGCGGCAGCGGCGCACGGTGTGGGGCGACCGCGGCGCATACATCATGGTGGTGACGACAACGGCTTCGGGATCGGCCGTGGCCGACGGCGACACAAGCAGAATCACATAAAATTAGTATATTTATTGAAAAAGGGATGAGATCGTCCCCGCTTCCGCCTCAAGCATGGACGTTTTTTCAAACTTACCCGTTGTTTTAGGATTCATTTGTGCAACCGCCCGCGCAGGTTCGATCCCTGCcgtcgacggtttaagatttttgttTTTCTAGGGCATGCCACGATGACTTGGGTCCAGGGGAAAGAAAGCGAATCACATAAAATTAGTATATTTATTGAAAAAAGCTTACCTTCAACCGACTGATAACGACGGCTCCGCGTCCGTTGGATCGCCAGTCGATCAGACGGACGAGATCATCCCCGCTTCCGCCTCATGCGTGGATGTTTTCTGAAACTTACCCGTTGTTTCAGGACTCATTTGTGCAACTGGATAACGCCCGCAGCTCAGTTGACTCGTGTGGCTAGGACGAAGGGCGACGGCGGTGAGATTTGGGATGgcacagggggcggcggcggcgcacggtgTGGGGCGACCGCGGCGCATACAGCGTGGTGGTGACCGCAACGGCTTCGGGATCGGCCGTGGCCGACGGCGACACAAGCAGGTACGGCCGCGGGtgatcctcctccccctcccccctttTCTCTGGCCGGCCCTAATGATGGCTATCCCCTGCTACGCGGCGGCTACGCGGCTCATTGTAGCGGTGCTCCGACGTAGGGAGACGCTCTCGCCGTTGCCACCGAAGCGGATGATGTAGATGATATAGGTGGTGTAGATGTGTAGATGTGCAATAGGCATTCGGATGTCGCAGATCTAGTGTTGCAAAATTTTTGATTTGACTTTTAGATGCACCGCTGGAGCTTATGCTATccccttgatgtgttgcagctgatACTATCCGTTTCCGAATGTTTGTAGCTCAAAACTTTTGTAGCATTTTTTCACCTGGAAGTTAGTGATGCAGGATTTTGATGTGTTGTAGGGAATTAGTGGTACATACTTGATATGTTGTAGGAAACTAGTGATGCGGGATTGATGTGGTTTTCTGATTTTTTTAGTTCAAAGCTTATGTAGCTCATGCAGTTATCCAATTTGTAGTTTCAGAGAAACATATATGTGATTTCAGAGAAACATATATGTAATTTCGGAGAAACAGTAACTAAATTTCAGAGAGAACTTACCTTTCTGAAGCTAGTTTGTAGGTTATGTTTGTAGCATTTTATCTGGCTATGTGTTGTAGGTTATACTACAGGAATTTTTTTGCAACAGCAACGCTGTTGTTGTTTCAGAATTATGGCAGCGAACGGTGACTGCACAAGTGCGCGACGCGTCCGGAGATGTGTTGTAATTTTTGCAACATGtgtcttgttgcagaaaattagatgCGGCAAAGATGTTGCTGCAATTTTTATAATAAGGGTCTTGTTTCAATAAATTAGAGAAGAAGAGATTACACAACATGTGCCCCTGACTCCTCATGACTCCTCTCAAAATTTTCAGGAACATCAATGTTGAAGAATTTTCTCCCGTAACATAAGCTATGTTGCAAAAAAGTGAAGGCAATTTTTTTTCAACAAATCTCAATTGTAAAAAAAAACTGCAACAAGACCTcagttgcaaaaaaaaaaaattcgACACACACCGTGTTTAAGAAAGTTAAATAGCGGTCTTGACGTTTTGCAACAAGCATCCTGTTGCGGGACGTGTTCTGCAACACTGCTCTTATTGCAAAAGGGAGGTAGTGGTTGTGGATGGGTAGATCGGATGGACATCCTCACGTCCATCCAATGGCCAGCGAGGCGGTGGATGTTTTCTAGTCATCCGCCGGTGGACGCTAGCATGGCCTTTATTTATTTATCCCTCAAGCAAATCACATAAAATTAGAATATTTATTTATCCCTGCTGTCGGCCGAGTATTTCTTTTTTTAGAGTAAATCGCTACTTATATTATTTAATCCGTGACCAATTCGTCCCTAACAATGTCTCTAATAGAAAcaggagagaaaaaaaggaaaatgttTCCAATCGGCGAGCCGGCCGAAAGTTCGACCGGACGCCTCGCCTCTGGCCCTCGTACAATACAACCCCACTAGCTCCCTTTTACTTCCCTTATATCTACATGCTCTCGACCATCCATTGTATTCCTCCCCAACCGTCTCTCTCCTGCAGCTACAATGGCCACCATGGCCGCCCCTGCCGCCGGCGCCTCAGCAAAATCCCGTCGGTGCTACGTATTTGCTGTAACTGGTATCGAGGAAGGTACTATTGGCGTTCATTTTTGCTGCAGCCAGGCAACAGCGAGCATGGCCGGCAACGACGTCGCCTGATTTTTGCTACAAGCAGAGTCATCCAAAGTGTGTTCGACGGGCGATGGGCTGCAATTTGCTGCAACCGGCAGCAGGAAAGCTACAACCAGTGCCCAGATTTGCTTTCCTGGGGCATGCCACGATGACTTGGGCCGAGCAGAAAGAACGTATAATGAATCACATAAAATTATTATATTTATTTATCCCTGTTGTTGGCCGAGTATTTCTTTTTTAGGATAAATAGCTACTTATATTACTTAACTCATGACCAATTCGTCCCTGACAATACCCTTGGTTCCAGCCACCCACCCTGGTATGAGTTGTTCAAATTGAGGATCACCCCTGattcctcgaaatattgggcagttgTGCAAATCCCACCAGAGGATTTGAACCAAGGCCCTCCATATGTTGTCTTCATCAGAAGATCCATGCCAATGGTCCATTGAGGTTGCTGCTTATGAAAAAGTTATTTGCCTTTGATTCTTGATATCTTGTGCTAGCGAAAGGAAGTACTGCTACTTCCCGAGTCACGCATCATTTGGAGCAGAGGCTACGTTTCGCTGTGAACGTATAGAAAGAGATCCAACACTGGCCAATCCCATTCAGTATGTGATGGCCCACGAGCATCTAACCCAGCAACTAGTGGATTATCTCCATTATCTTGCTATCCTGAATGCCCAGATCGCCATTGGCGGACCATCCTTGCCAACTCAGGAAGGACATGTTCTTCGCCTACTTCCTCCACTTCctccggaagaagaagaagaatgtgctCCAGCACCAGGAACCTTTTCGCAAGACCCCATAGATCTTACCTTTGAACCATAAACGGTCATTAGTGTGGTTGTTGCTCTGTGTAACGCTAGTTTACATGACGCAACCTTTGTATTGTATTTTAGGGTGTGTGTCATAAGTGCATTGCTATGTTTGCTTTCTGCATATTATTGTTTATTGTGATATGTATTTAGTTCTTCCGCCCTTAACAAATCTTGAGGATGAGATTTCCTTAAGGGGGTAGAGTTTGTAAAACCCAATAAATTTAACCATAATTTTATTAAGTAAAATTTGGCTAGAAATATATTTTTTAATTATATTAGGTCTTTTATTTATTTCAGAaccttttctgtttttctgtttacaAAAATCCTTCCTTCCATATAGAAACTTTAAAAATGTGTGTTTGAAAGTTTCTCTTAATCATTTCATTTAAATTTTAAAATTCAGTGGGTAATTATTTTTTTATAATAAAACTTGCCCAAACTAATTCTTTTAATAACCTTTTCATACTTTGAAATGTTCTTGTTGCACTATATCTATTTCAAATAATTTTTTTTATTTAGTTCCAGAAAATGTTTGAGAGGTCCTACGGTACCTAGAGATCACTTTCATGCAAAAACCCAACTTTGTCTTTTGGAAATTTTGAGCAAAACATCCTCTTTTCATTTCTATCCCATCCTTAAGTTATAACTACAACCCTAATTTTCCTacctccaataattctgaatttttccACCTTATAGTCCTTCCAGTTAAACTCTTACATGTCGTTTGGCATCCATCATTTGGGCCGGAATTCGTATAATTCATTTGCGAATTCCGACACCAACATGTTTGGCTGTCCCAGATTTGGGCGTCGGAAATCATTCCACAATTCCAGCGAATGCAACTATAACTGGACCCAAATCCCTTCCCAGACCCCTCTTTTCCCAAATCGATCCACCGgacgccaccctcctccatccctCTCCTCCCCGACTCTAACCCCGCCGCCTCGCCACCAACGTCGTCGccccgacgccaacctctcctccgACAAGTCCTCCCCGACACCAACCCCGTCGCCTCGACGCCAACGCCGTCGCCCCTCTCCTCCTTGAAGCGAACCCCACCGCCTCAACACCAACCTCTCCTCCGGCAAGTCCTCCCCTATGCCAACGCTGTCGCCCCTCTCCTCCCTGACTCCAACGACGTCACCCTGTCAACCCCTTGCCGGATCCGTCCATCCCTTCccggatcccgacctccacaccaaGAACGTCATCCACCCGCGGCACCTTCCAAGGTATAACCTCCATCCATGGCTTGGCCTCATGATGAACGTTCTTTTCCATTTCTCTGTTTGGGTGGATCGAGTATGTAAGTAAGGTGTACTACAAGAATTTATCTTCTATTTCTAGAAATAAGGTAGTGCGAGATTTCAGCTTATACAATGTTTAGTGGATCTGTCATGGCTTGTCGAAGGTGTTATGTGCTTACGAGAGGAGAAATCTCGCCATGCTTCCTCTTGGCTGCATAATTGTGTGCTTACATGATCTTATCCTTATGTTACAAATTTGTGAGGGTGGTTCCGAATTGCTTGTATGGTTAATTTGTCCTTAGCAAGCAGGATCCTTAGGCAGTAAGGTTTCTTGTGTTTCCTGGACAAGAACAACAATGCGAAAGGTTCAACTAACTGTAGACCATTATTATGTTAATAAAGCGCTTGTTCCCCGTCAATAGAAAGTATATTTATTTTTTGGATTGTGCTTGTTGACTGCTAGGGCCATGTTAACTTGTCTTTCCTTCCATAGCTTTCCCATCACACAAATTCTTCTTGTTTCTGTTGTTGTGTATCACTAGTAATTGGGCTTGAGTTCTTTCTCAATTGTCATTTCTTTATCTCTAAATATAGATGTCGTACTTGCACAACAACACCTTGCATGATGAtgagataagaaagaaaagaaagagagtagCGGCTGGATATTTTGTGTCGGTTGTCGCGATAGTTCAACACACGTATTGTCGGGGGAGGATTAGAGAGCCTGATGATTTTAGTGAGGATGAGGCAGAGATTAGGATTAGAAAGCAAATGCTTAAATCAATTTATCAAGGTTCTAACAAGCACTGTTATGATAGTTTGCGCCTAACTAAACGGTCCTTTGTGGACCTATGCATATCTTGCGTGAAAGATGTGGCTTGAGGGACACATTTTATGTGCCGGTCGAAGAATCATTCACAATGTTTTTGCTTGtgctaagccatgggatgaaatatTGGTTAATTGAAAGAACGTATAGGTGGGCACTCGAGACAATCGGTAGGCATTTCAATGAGATCTTAAGATCTATCATTTCCTTGTCTCACGAGTTTATAAAGTTACCTAGTCCTTCAGCTGAGCAACCCGAGGACGCTAGATGGAAATGGTTTCCAGATGTACTAGGAGCTTTAGATGGCACACATGTTGATGTCCGTGTTTCCACTCGCAAGCAAGGTAGATACAGAAATAGGAAGTAAGACGTGACAACTAATGTGCTTGGTGTTTGTGATCGGAATATGAAGTTTTTGTATGTCTTAGCTGGATGGGAAGGTTCTGCATTAGATTCACGAGTGTTGCGAGATGCAATGTCACGACAAGACACTTTTACAGTCCCATGTGGTAATTCTCTGTCTTGGTACGATAGAACAATTAAATTATGATATTTCAATGGAAATATAATATCTAATACTTGTTATTGTTGCAAACATTAGGAAAATACTACCTTGTAGATGCTGGGCACACTAATGATCTGGGATTCTTTTGCTCCATACCGTTCAGTCCGGTATCATTTAAAAGA is drawn from Triticum dicoccoides isolate Atlit2015 ecotype Zavitan chromosome 4A, WEW_v2.0, whole genome shotgun sequence and contains these coding sequences:
- the LOC119283564 gene encoding proline-rich receptor-like protein kinase PERK10 — protein: MATMAAPAAGASAKSRRCYVFAVTGIEEDPSFPKSIHRTPPSSIPLLPDSNPAASPPTSSPRRQPLLRQVLPDTNPVASTPTPSPLSSLKRTPPPQHQPLLRQVLPYANAVAPLLPDSNDVTLSTPCRIRPSLPGSRPPHQERHPPAAPSKEDMDVEKKGGRNYLTSMDEMDEAMLNVFVEHYNRGDHS